The following proteins are encoded in a genomic region of Longimicrobium sp.:
- a CDS encoding FkbM family methyltransferase encodes MTDERPEVAHSHAYRRPTALEGLGARLGRALPDGAVRRWLRSAYRAAVRLRTGGSVTARLPRGEAVRLLSEYRFVTWNPAEYEAFRAAAKPGAVALDVGANVGAYALLLGQWVRPRGRVYAFEPASEAFRGLSEHVRLNGLAAVVTPVRAAVAASTGTATLAVDGLSGGNRLGGEGGGETVQTVAVDEFCAREEITPSFLKIDVEGAELDVLRGARETIARAGGELALFVEMHPTVWREMGIAPADVRAELERQGLRAEPLRPVSDPWALEGECLRLVPK; translated from the coding sequence ATGACCGACGAGCGGCCCGAGGTGGCGCACAGCCACGCGTATCGCCGGCCGACGGCGCTGGAGGGGCTCGGCGCGCGGCTGGGGCGCGCACTCCCGGACGGCGCGGTGCGGCGCTGGCTGCGCTCGGCCTACCGCGCGGCCGTGCGCCTGCGCACCGGCGGCAGCGTCACCGCGCGCCTCCCCCGCGGCGAGGCGGTGCGGCTGCTTTCCGAGTACCGCTTCGTCACCTGGAACCCCGCGGAGTACGAGGCTTTCCGCGCGGCGGCGAAGCCCGGCGCCGTCGCGCTGGACGTGGGCGCGAACGTCGGTGCGTACGCGCTGCTGCTCGGCCAGTGGGTGCGTCCGCGCGGCCGCGTCTACGCGTTCGAACCCGCGTCCGAGGCGTTCAGAGGACTGTCCGAACACGTTCGCCTGAACGGCCTGGCCGCCGTCGTCACCCCTGTGCGCGCCGCCGTCGCCGCTTCGACGGGGACGGCGACGCTGGCGGTCGACGGTCTCTCCGGCGGCAACCGGCTGGGCGGAGAGGGCGGGGGCGAGACGGTGCAAACCGTTGCGGTGGACGAGTTTTGCGCGCGCGAGGAGATCACCCCGTCGTTCCTCAAGATCGACGTGGAGGGCGCCGAGCTCGACGTGCTCCGCGGCGCGCGCGAGACCATCGCCCGGGCGGGCGGGGAGCTGGCACTCTTCGTGGAGATGCACCCCACCGTCTGGCGCGAGATGGGGATCGCCCCGGCGGACGTGCGGGCGGAGCTCGAGCGGCAGGGGCTGCGCGCCGAGCCGCTGCGGCCGGTGTCCGATCCCTGGGCGCTCGAGGGCGAGTGCCTGCGCCTGGTTCCCAAGTGA
- a CDS encoding glycosyltransferase family 4 protein codes for MGTPLRVLFVNTGILGHRSVARLIRQAIAVDPSIAAEHLDLSAGLTTGERIARRLRTLGPRPGGVAGALTMARYRHEMDAGVRAARRIAALERAGRAFDVVHFHTQAAAWASLGRMRRTPSIVSIDITQRLASLEAPPGLARRDYAPGAARDRRVFRAAAAIVATSRWAADDLISDLPDAAAKVRVMPYPVPLDGFGAGWAEERRARQKSRPVSVLFVGGDFARKGGAELLAAWRAGDFASRARLIVVTEAEIGEGALPPGVEVRRGVRAYTPEWFALWRQADVFAMPTRGEAFGMVYQEAAAAGLPSIGTAINAIPEIVADGETGILVPPGDIGALKDALARLVSSPETRGEMGIAARRRIEAAGSITTYGERLARLIHEAAGR; via the coding sequence ATGGGCACGCCGCTGCGCGTGCTGTTCGTCAACACCGGGATCCTCGGCCACCGCTCCGTCGCGCGGCTGATCCGCCAGGCCATCGCGGTCGATCCGTCGATCGCGGCCGAGCACCTGGACCTTTCCGCCGGCCTGACCACGGGCGAGCGGATCGCGCGGCGGCTGCGGACGCTGGGGCCGCGGCCGGGCGGCGTGGCGGGGGCTCTGACGATGGCGCGGTATCGCCACGAGATGGACGCGGGGGTGCGCGCGGCGCGCCGCATCGCCGCGCTGGAGCGGGCGGGGCGCGCGTTCGACGTCGTCCACTTCCACACCCAGGCTGCCGCGTGGGCGAGCCTCGGGCGGATGCGCCGCACGCCGTCCATCGTCTCCATCGACATCACCCAGCGGCTGGCCAGCCTCGAGGCGCCGCCGGGGCTGGCGCGGCGTGACTACGCGCCCGGCGCCGCGCGCGACCGCCGCGTCTTCCGCGCCGCCGCGGCCATCGTCGCCACCTCGCGCTGGGCCGCGGACGACCTGATCTCGGATCTCCCCGACGCGGCGGCGAAGGTGCGGGTGATGCCGTATCCCGTCCCCCTCGACGGCTTCGGCGCGGGGTGGGCGGAGGAGCGGCGCGCGCGTCAGAAATCGCGGCCCGTCTCCGTCCTCTTCGTGGGTGGGGACTTCGCGCGGAAGGGCGGGGCGGAGCTGCTGGCGGCCTGGCGCGCGGGCGATTTCGCCTCTCGCGCGCGGCTCATCGTCGTCACCGAGGCGGAGATCGGCGAGGGCGCGCTCCCGCCCGGCGTCGAGGTGCGCCGCGGGGTGCGCGCGTACACGCCGGAATGGTTCGCGCTCTGGCGCCAGGCGGACGTCTTCGCCATGCCCACGCGCGGCGAGGCGTTCGGGATGGTGTACCAGGAAGCGGCCGCGGCGGGGCTGCCGTCCATCGGCACCGCCATCAACGCCATCCCCGAGATCGTCGCCGACGGCGAGACCGGCATCCTGGTGCCGCCGGGGGACATCGGCGCGCTGAAGGATGCGCTCGCGCGGCTCGTCTCATCCCCCGAAACGCGTGGGGAGATGGGGATCGCGGCGCGGCGGCGGATCGAGGCGGCGGGCTCCATCACCACCTACGGCGAAAGGCTGGCGCGGTTGATCCACGAGGCGGCGGGGCGATGA